From the genome of Planctomycetota bacterium, one region includes:
- a CDS encoding transglutaminase-like domain-containing protein: MPAKRTPTATSSKGKRARGRSDRTGHPFAPTCCSPDAFDLMAAQVAGRSNKEPRLATSDGLVAAACAVALQLDPNVEPQDCLKALEQLAKEAAAPLGGIDAARRRAAANPQAVVAHLHRSLFDVAGFAGNDIDYYRIDNSSLPAALSTRRGLPITLAMVYKLVASRLGLRSWGVGLPGHFVAGVEAGGAMLVDCFDGGRILDRDDARERVAACAGPDVPFNDDLLRPVSHRHWVTRLMQNLLQVLDADGRHADVAAILELELLLWPEEAHLARDLGLVLARIGQGRPAKGWLTHYLDSRPDDPQNGDLRDLVQALA; the protein is encoded by the coding sequence CTCGTCCAAAGGCAAACGTGCCCGTGGCCGATCCGACCGCACCGGTCATCCGTTCGCGCCGACCTGCTGCTCGCCCGACGCCTTTGACCTCATGGCCGCTCAAGTGGCCGGGCGGTCGAACAAGGAACCGCGTCTGGCCACGTCCGACGGCCTCGTTGCCGCGGCGTGTGCTGTCGCTCTGCAGCTCGATCCGAACGTCGAGCCGCAGGACTGCCTCAAGGCCCTCGAACAGCTGGCCAAAGAGGCGGCCGCTCCGCTGGGCGGAATCGACGCTGCCCGTCGCCGCGCTGCCGCTAATCCGCAGGCCGTCGTCGCGCACCTGCACCGGAGCCTGTTCGACGTCGCCGGGTTCGCTGGCAACGACATCGACTACTACCGCATCGACAACTCGTCGCTCCCGGCGGCGTTGTCGACGCGTCGCGGTTTGCCGATCACGCTGGCGATGGTCTACAAGCTCGTCGCCTCACGCCTGGGCCTGCGGTCCTGGGGCGTCGGGCTTCCCGGGCACTTCGTCGCGGGCGTGGAGGCCGGCGGTGCGATGCTGGTCGACTGTTTCGACGGCGGCCGGATTCTGGACCGCGACGACGCCCGCGAGCGCGTCGCCGCCTGTGCTGGACCTGACGTGCCCTTCAACGACGACCTGTTGCGTCCCGTCAGCCATCGCCACTGGGTGACGCGTCTGATGCAGAACCTGCTGCAAGTCCTCGACGCCGACGGCCGCCACGCGGATGTCGCGGCGATCCTGGAGCTCGAACTGCTGCTCTGGCCCGAAGAGGCGCACCTCGCTCGCGATCTCGGCCTCGTCCTGGCTCGCATCGGTCAGGGACGCCCGGCCAAGGGCTGGCTCACGCACTACCTCGATTCGCGGCCCGACGATCCGCAGAACGGGGATTTGCGCGACCTTGTCCAGGCGCTGGCGTAG